From the Argentina anserina chromosome 3, drPotAnse1.1, whole genome shotgun sequence genome, the window ttggattatgaatttcattatatctaaatgcaataaattggtaagatcttatgtatatttgttttttttgcatatgtataattatatatttgcacatttaattactaattttttataacataaggcTTACGTCTTACGCGCCTCAAGTTTTAAGGCTCAAAACTCACAAGAAAACGCATTGAGATACCCTTcactttttaaaacattgtgtAGGACTATGAACCAAGTTAATTATAGATTTTTAAAaaagaagttttaaatacacacctaCGCTTGATACATTCCtctatcattcaataattcaaataacattttgcatgtatgttgaatgaccaaaataggtacatgtaataattcagaaaattaaaaacaaattaaattatcaaacctaagaatttatttttagaaacaattaaaataagaaaatttacagagaaatttaaattagtatatattttgatggaaaattaaatgggagattcaaacaatcaattcattccttaattttaactgaaaaaaattcatttttatttttagagtcccaaacaaggtaattcatgaaaaagaattatgatttttcatccttcattaaatttcttcTTCATACATTTTTAACAAAGAAATGTCCATCTTCTttaaacaatcaattcatccatttctcttatatatatatatatatatatatatatatattcttcatgttgtttattatttttatgattaaataatttgaaaaaaaagttGCAATCTATAATGATTCGtaagaacaaacaagaatcGATATGAACATCTATATaatgttaatatatatatatatattaatatactaatcactgtaAAAAGTAGCCTTGTATATCTAATAATGACATATTTTGTGATTTGTTAATTCAAGggtattttaggttttttatgtggtgtatttagtaaaactattgaaatgagaattgaaataggTGGTGAATTAAGTATGGGTTTGATTTAACCAATAAATAACTATATAGGAAATGTGCTAATTGTGCTTATTAGCTGTCTGAATAAAACTTCGAATTTCTATTATGTATGGCCGGTGACTGTATTGTTACGCATTGTAGTGTGTGGAATTGCCAAGCAagttctaggaatttttcGCAAGTTATAACATTTCAATAAGATCTTTGTCGATCACTAATTCTAGAAATTGATAGAATTGGACTGTGCTAGTGTGCTTTACTACGTGCATTAGCTTTGTCGTTTGAGGTTTCAATAAGAAATACTGTCAGTAGGTATATAAATGGATAGGATTGAGTAATAAATCAACATACTGTATGATCGAACTGAAGAGCATATGGAAAGGTACTAGGCATACTACTATATACCTTAATTGTTGACATTTCGGGTTCTGTAAATTTATGTTATAAGATCAAAGCTTTTCACTGTGTCTCGGTTGATGCTTGAATCAAATTACCAGGCACGTTCGTTTTGCAAGGAAGCTAGATTTTGAGGAAGACATAAACAATAACATGGGAAGTCTTTTACCTAACCATGTGCTTGCTAACGATCGATTGCACATGAACCAATATAGTTTGAATCAGCTGCAGCATTTCACTAATGTGTTTCTTATAGTTTTACTGaaaacttttgttttctatatCAGTAGAGATTAGAGAACATAAAATAGGTAGACACTTGACTAAGAACCGtcctttatattatgttaatttaaaattttcttatttatctacttatgattatttttacaattgaATATATACAATGAATAGAAAATCATATGACCAGAACGCAGTGAAGGGTACTACTCAATAGTCAATACAAATGGCATGATCATTTACTcaacttaaaaacaaaaatcaaagaagagaaaaatggcGCATGCTCTAAAACAAACCTCGATCTCTTCCATTATTTGAGCTAGAAATAGGTATACTGTAATTGGTTATCTACTCGCAGTGAATATTTTACCCTATGATTCTGTTACAATATCACCCTCTTAGAGTTTACTTTTATACTGTTTAAGAAGTCGAGTGtcattaatatttattttggtaGTGAAAGATCTGGAAATCAACTCACAGGTTACTTGATATTTACAGTTTGTTATTATTGATCTTTCAGTAAAAACAAATATCTAATCTTGACTAGTTTGTATGCATAGTAAAATTCATTCTGAATTACCCCTATATATGATCGTATCAGGCTTTTGCAGCTGAAGAGTGAAGGAACCAAGTGTTCTTAAGATGGATAAACAAGACACTTGGCAGAAACATATTGGTGACAATATCTTTGTACGATAAGGAAATGGATGATGATTTTTTCAGAAGCACATACTCCATGTCACTTTAGGACTTTAAACTAAGCCATAGCACACTTCACTCATAGCTGCATTTGAGATCGAGAGCCAAAACTTCTAAAGTACCAAGCAGATAAACTATCTTTGCAGAAGAGATGGCTTCCATGACCATGACAGCCTCATTCCTAGCCTCGACCATCACCAAACCCTTAACTCCCCGCCGCAGCCTCATTGTAGCCAAGGCCTCAAGAGCCCCCGGAGCCGAAAATGTCACTGTGGAAATGAAGAAGAGCAAGGAAGAGAGCAGCAATGGCAGGAGGGATTTGATCTTTGCTGCTGCAGCTGCAGCTGCTTGCTCCATTGCCAAGGTTGCCATGGCTGATGAACCTGAGCGTGGGACACCGGCAGCCAAGAAGAAGTATGCTCCGATTTGTGTCACAATGCCTACTGCTCGTATCTGCCGCAAGTGAGACAGATTCCGATCAATGTTGTAATATATCTGTAGAAGCTGTGTAATCTGTTATTGTATCTTTTCTTGGCACAATCCTATTTATCtggtttcttcctcttcttcgaTAAAAGCATGCATGAGAAAATCATGGTAGAATCTCTTTGACTTAACAAAATATTCACCACTTCGATAAAAGCATGCATGAGAACCACCAAGCTTAGCAGCTCTCTTAGTTCTGTTTGCAACCCTGCAACAAGGAGGCTGTACAAATCTTAAAAGGCTTCGAGACGGCGTCCAATATGGTGCAAGATCATTTTGATCTTCTGAAGTAGATGAAGTTGGTTCTTCGTCTTGCTCATTATAGAGTTATAATCCATGTTTACCTCAATAGAGTCCACAACTCTTATCAACTTATCAAATCCAGATAAGAGCAgttaaattacatacaaaaCCATATTACAATAGGAATTAAAAGAGCTAGCTAGTCTTGTTAGTGACTCAGAATTTCAATATTTGCATAGAGAAGCCAGTTCCAGGTTGACATAGAAGAAAGGTATATGTTCTTGCTTAATTGATATGAATAATTACAAGGTATTTATAGGAATCTAGACTACCAattatcaagtatgaaaccaaaGATTGTTTTGTCAATTACTACGGCTATAGATTTGGTTAGTGAGATCCGGTTGGTGTATATTGACTCatgctaacactccccctcaagttggtgcatacacatcgaccatgcccaacttgctaagtgagtcataaaagaccTTCTTAGACACTtcttttgtgagtatatctACAAGTTGCTCTTTCGAatgaacaaaaggaaagctaATGATCTTagcatctagcttctccttttataaagtgacaatcaacctccacatgctttgtacgatcatgttgtacatgattttgtgaaatatcaacaactgtcttgttgtcacagtacaactgcATAACATTCTTaggcttaacacccaaatcttgtagcaaatttctaagccataacaactcgcatactccctgagccatacctctgtattctgtttcagcactagatcgagctaccaccttttgtttcttactcttccaagtaacaagattacccctaACAAAAGTAAAATACCCTaatgtggacctccgatctgtaatatttccagcccagtctgcatctgtgaaaccacaaacctcaatggtattgttgtgattagaaaacattactcctctccctggagctgacttcaaatacctcaaaattctcacaacagcatccatgtgatccatactgggattatgcatgaactgactcactacacttactacATACGCaagatctggtctggtatgtgacaaataaatcaggcgtccaactagcctttgataacgagttttgtcagtaGGTACTTGATCTGGGTGCTCtataaccgatggttctgctcaataggagtatcaattggagtgcaatccaacatacctgcatctgttagtagatcaaggatgtacttcctctgacacagatagataccatcatttccccgggctacctcaatgcccaagaagtacttgagtgtacctaggtcatTCATCTCGaattctgtggctagctgcttttgtaatctatccacctcaatagtatcattacaagtaactaccatatcgtcaacatatataattagggctgttacattcccttgttggtgtctgagaaataatgtgtggtctaaATTATTCtctctgtagccaattttcctcatgaattgtgaaaatcttccaaaccaagcacgaggagactgtttaagaccatacaaagactttctcaatctgcatacacaGTTATCTGGAGAAGCTGTCACATATTCAAgaggaagatccatatacacttcctctgtaagttctccatgaaggaatgcattcttaacatcaaattgtctAAGCGGCCAGTTTAAgatagcagcaaaagagagcaatacccgaatagtgttcatctttgcaacaggtgcaaaagtcttatcatagtctatgccatatgtttgggtgaacctttttgctactaggcgtacTTTATACCaactcactgacccatctggattatgttttactgtaaacacctaacgacatcccactgccttcttgccatgtggtggagatacaagctcccacgTATTGTTCTTATGTAATGCTTCTATCTCTTCCTTCatcgctttcctccattttagatctcccaatgcatcatgcactttgttaggtattgacacaacagaaatttgattcacaaatgattcatatgacttagacaatcttttggtagacataaaatttaccacatgatacttagctgtagcctgaagggtaggttcatatttttttgttggctgaccccaagtagacctatttggcaagacatattgtgtACCATTagcttcactagtattagtcccaatagaatgactaacctcatatgagtgatcttctgtaccaggggaacgttggtcaggggtataaatgACAGTAGGGGAGGCAGGAGAGGCAGTTGTGCTGTCAGCTTccggtacctgaatctctcgAGTGATTATACCAGAATCATCTGGTGAtgcatgtgtagctgacacatcaGTAATCCCAACCGAACCTGGCACCATATCTCCTGGCTGACTTGTCTCCTCCTTTCCATGATACagttcttcaaaatatgaaatctccccgtgaagagcagtatcagaagacgtaaaatagctcatgtcctcaaagaaagtaacatctatagtgacataatattgtctggtaggtggatgatagcacctgtaccctttctgatgtcttccgtatccaacaaacacacatttaaccgctcgggcatccaacttagacctctgatgttttggaagatggacaaaagcaacacaaccgaaaacacgggctggaagattatgaaaatagggtaaggaaacatgggaagcaagcacctcatatggaactctGCCTTCAAGGACACGAGAtagaagacgattaatgaggtgagcggaagttatgacagcatcaccccaaaggtatttaggcatatgggcactaaagagaatacaccgagccatatcaagtaaatgacgatttttcctttcggaaactccattctgctcaggtgtgtaagtacacgttgtttgatgaacaattccgtgtgtgttaaagaactcctgaaagacacgattcacatattcccccccccccccattatcagaacgaagaattttaattgtggcattatattgtgtttggacagtggtatagaaggcttgaaaagctggaaaaacctcttttttggttttcagaAGAACAAttcatgaaagacgtgtgcaatcatcaataaatgacacataataccgcattcccGACACAatagactctttggagggtccccaaacatcagaatgaattaattcaaaaggaataatacttttattagaagtactaggggaataagtagaccgatgactcttacccaaaacacatgtttcacaacgaaaaactgactcatccacaccaataaacaaagtagacattgattttttcataacactaaatgaaggatgccccaagcgacgatgtcataaccaaacttcacttagcttatcagaagtggagagcaaAGCGATCAGggactgtgcccctggtttttcccccgcatatgtctaatccagatgaaacaacttgCCCtgtagatacccccgaccaattaactccccggtgagaagatcctgaaatatcacatacatgggaaaaaatgtcacagagcacttagctTCAGTGTTCATTTGtgggacagatatcaaatgatgagataaaacag encodes:
- the LOC126788649 gene encoding photosystem II 5 kDa protein, chloroplastic, translating into MASMTMTASFLASTITKPLTPRRSLIVAKASRAPGAENVTVEMKKSKEESSNGRRDLIFAAAAAAACSIAKVAMADEPERGTPAAKKKYAPICVTMPTARICRK